The Daphnia carinata strain CSIRO-1 chromosome 2, CSIRO_AGI_Dcar_HiC_V3, whole genome shotgun sequence genome has a segment encoding these proteins:
- the LOC130686942 gene encoding tumor suppressor candidate 2-like — translation MGASWSGKGSWFSSASPAKEGKATINGQYQKQPRLDPRRLASQFVYTRKGSMYFDEDGDLAHEFYEEVKVENSQTTTMRRKLGNLRPQGTVYYPNPRLHVDFPIPMYSPIEK, via the exons ATGGGTGCGTCGTGGTCTGGTAAAGGCTCTTGGTTTAGTTCGGCCAGCCCAGCAAAAGAGGGAAAAGCGACAATCAATGGACAATACCAGAAGCAACCAAGATTAGATCCCCGTAGACTTGCTTCGCAATTCGTTTACACCAGGAAAGG ttccATGTATTTTGATGAAGATGGTGATTTAGCTCATGAATTTTATGAAGAGGTAAAGGTTGAAAATTCACAGACCACAACCATGAGGAGGAAATTAGGCAATCTGAGGCCTCAG GGCACAGTATACTACCCCAACCCAAGACTCCATGTTGACTTTCCAATACCAATGTATTCACCAATTGAAAAGTAG
- the LOC130686811 gene encoding cytochrome P450 4c3-like, whose amino-acid sequence MVFHLLHLISVPNSVTMFTLAIVVTCAIFFAIIKRINFIRRANKIPGIFGGFTFLGNATAFLVTPEELFTRLMGYVYIMRACGPVLRLWAGPFPNFLLFTPEAFEVVLSSNKLLDKSREYSFLHPWLSTGLLTSTGSKWSNRRKLLTPTFHFKILADFVQVFNEQSQILIAKLNAALETQKNGFDLYPFITKCTLDIICESAMGCKIEAQSHGNGEYPQAVQSMCRILNVRTSQPMMQSDLLFHLSSYGAEQRKNLKILHGFTDKVIQSRKLERKQNSLVKKAIDVCSSQNENFIPAKKRLAFLDLLIDASNDGILLTDADIREEVDTFMFEGHDTSTSAINWSLLLIGSHPHVQELVCEELDRVFGNSDRHATMNDLSELKYLECCIKEALRLYPSVPIMGRQLSQDTVIHGYTVPANTTVLLVTYILHRDPKYYPDPELFQPERFFEENSRGRHPYVYVPFSAGPRNCIGQKFAIMEEKVILSTILRNFHVKALDQR is encoded by the exons atggtttttcatCTTCTGCATTTGATTTCAGTACCTAACAGTGTGACGATGTTCACTTTGGCCATTGTTGTGACCTGTGCAATATTCTTCGCCATAATTAAAAGGATCAACTTTATACGACGGGCTAACAAAATACCTGGAATCTTTGGCGGGTTTACTTTTCTGGGCAATGCCACTGCCTTTCTTGTTACACCTGAAG aaCTTTTCACTCGGCTAATGGGATACGTGTACATCATGCGCGCTTGTGGTCCTGTGCTTCGTTTATGGGCTGGGCCGTTcccgaattttttgttgtttacaCCCGAGGCATTTGAG GTTGTGCTGAGTAGCAATAAGTTACTAGATAAAAGCCGCGAATATAGCTTTCTTCATCCTTGGCTTAGTACAGGCCTACTCACGAGCACAGGTA GCAAATGGTCTAACCGGCGAAAATTGCTTACACCAAcctttcatttcaaaattttagcAGATTTCGTGCAAGTTTTTAATGAACAGAGTCAGATTTTAATCGCAAAACTCAACGCAGCTTTGGAAACCCAAAAGAACGGATTTGATCTTTACCCATTTATAACGAAATGCACCCTTGACATCATCTGTG AATCAGCAATGGGGTGCAAAATTGAAGCCCAGTCTCACGGCAATGGCGAATACCCTCAAGCTGTTCAATC GATGTGCCGAATTTTAAATGTTAGAACAAGTCAACCCATGATGCAATCTGATCTCTTATTCCATCTGTCCTCGTATGGCGCAGAGCAACGTAAAAATCTTAAAATCTTACATGGCTTTACGGATAAG GTGATTCAAAGTAGGAAGCTCGAACGGAAGCAAAACAGCTTAGTGAAGAAAGCCATCGATGTGTGTAgcagtcaaaatgaaaatttcattCCAG CTAAGAAACGCTTGGCTTTCCTTGATCTTCTTATTGATGCTTCAAACGATGGGATTTTGCTAACCGATGCCGACATTCGTGAAGAAGTCGACACTTTTATGTTCGAA gGTCATGACACGTCGACATCTGCAATCAACTGGTCTCTTCTCCTCATTGGGAGCCATCCACATGTTCAA GAATTAGTGTGCGAAGAACTTGATCGCGTGTTTGGAAATTCGGATCGTCATGCTACAATGAATGACCTAAGTGAATTAAAATATCTCGAATGTTGCATCAAAGAAGCTCTGCGCTTATATCCGAGTGTTCCGATAATGGGTCGTCAACTGAGCCAAGATACTGTTATAC ATGGATATACCGTACCCGCCAACACAACGGTGTTGCTTGTTACCTACATTCTTCATAGGGATCCTAAATACTATCCCGATCCTGAGCTCTTTCAGCCAGAACGATTCTTTGAGGAGAATAGCAGGGGACGACATCCATATGTTTACGTTCCATTCAGTGCGGGACCACGAAATTGCATTG GGCAAAAATTTGCAATAATGGAGGAAAAAGTTATTTTATCAACAATTTTGAGGAATTTTCACGTGAAAGCTCTGGACCAGAGgtaa
- the LOC130686809 gene encoding uncharacterized protein LOC130686809 isoform X1 → MVTISQQQDSANSRILRHPEEYDDQIPNVTLAQFVVDRMREFGDDVSCIDPDTKRKLTYNEIADSILALAAGFQLKFNLKPGDMVAVALPTCLEYSITTLALNLCGATSTLINPAQTISELTHCVQLTKPTLWIGTDSFDSKFSQLYPQIANRPPMVLLGSSNRGGINWEDLLISGRGKSIQSVENNPLDLVAFILFSSGTTGVPKGVALTNLNYVVTRRQSQETTKYLMRNPDDITLFFMPLYHAATLNGLFECFMRGLCFVLMNTFTFERMLQCIQEFKISVMFLVPAIAVQLVKQPVEKYYDLSSLRMMRSGAAAISKETLLALQEKLGVLILQLYGLTEATLCTHGNTFTHNREGSIGIVMPFCESKVVDTTTDASLGPNEEGEICVRGPIVMKGYIGNEAASKETVDSEGWLHTGDIGYYDEDGFFYITDRKKELIKYKGLQVSPTELEKILLSHPDVQDAAVAAIPDEAAGDLPRAYIIKRPGSTLTEKEVATFIADKVSPHKRLRGGVIFVDSIPKTATGKIMRRELKNIKSKL, encoded by the exons ATGGTCACCATTTCTCAACAACAAGATTCAG CCAATTCCAGAATTCTACGACACCCGGAAGAATATGACGATCAAATCCCAAATGTAACGCTAGCCCAGTTTGTCGTCGACAGGATGCGTGAATTTGGCGACGACGTGTCCTGC ATTGATCCAGACACGAAACGCAAGCTGACGTACAATGAAATTGCCGACAGCATCTTGGCATTAGCCGCTGGATTTCAACTGAAATTCAATCTCAAACCGGGAGACATGGTAGCTGTTGCTTTACCCACTTGTTTGGAGTACTCCATTACAACCTTGGCATTGAATCTGTGCGGAGCGACGTCCACGTTAATCAATCCGGCTCAGACCATTT CCGAATTGACACATTGCGTACAGTTGACAAAACCTACTTTGTGGATTGGGACGGATAGCTTTGACAGTAAATTCAGTCAACTATATCCACAAATTGCCAACAGGCCGCCAATGGTTTTATTGGGATCGTCGAATCGTGGTGGCATCAACTGGGAAGATCTATTGATATCCGGCCGCGGAAAATCCATCCAATCGGTGGAGAACAATCCACTAGATTTGGTGGCTTTCATCCTGTTCTCGAGTGGGACGACGGGCGTCCCTAAAGGCGTCGCACTTACGAATTTGAATTACGTCGTAACGAGAAGACAAAGCCA AGAAACTACAAAATACCTGATGCGAAATCCTGATGACatcactttgtttttcatgcCGTTGTATCATGCGGCCACACTCAACGGCCTTTTTGAATGTTTCATGCGTGGTCTTTGTTTCGTCCTTATGAACACGTTCACCTTCGAACGAATGTTGCAGTGCATCCAGGAATTCAAA ATTAGTGTCATGTTCTTGGTACCGGCTATAGCAGTCCAATTGGTGAAACAGCCTGTAGAGAAATATTATGACCTCAGTTCTTTACGGATGATGAGATCTGGAGCGGCTGCCATTAGCAAAGAAACGCTTCTCGCCTTACAGGAAAAGTTGGGTGTTCTTATTTTGCAACTCTACGGCTTGACTGAAGCGACACTCTGTACACATGGCAACACATTCACGCATAATCGTGAGGGAAGTATCGGTATCGTCATGCCCTTCTGCGAGTCCAAG GTTGTGGATACAACAACGGATGCATCCCTGGGTCCTAACGAAGAAGGCGAGATTTGCGTAAGAGGCCCCATCGTGATGAAGGGTTACATTGGTAATGAAGCCGCTTCTAAGGAGACGGTCGACTCTGAGGGATGGTTGCATACAGGTGACATCGGCTACTATGACGAAGACGGCTTCTTCTACATTACAGACCGTAAGAAAGAACTCATCAAGTACAAAGGTCTTCAAGTATCTCCTACCGAACTGGAGAAGATCTTGCTGAGCCATCCGGACGTGCAAGACGCAGCAGTGGCTGCAATTCCCGATGAAGCAGCTGGTGATTTACCACGAGCTTACATTATCAAGCGGCCCGGATCGACTCTGACGGAGAAGGAGGTTGCAACATTTATAGCAG ACAAGGTGAGCCCACACAAGCGTCTCCGAGGTGGAGTCATCTTTGTCGATTCCATTCCTAAGACGGCCACAGGAAAAATCATGCGACGAGAACTGAAAAATATCAAAAGCAAATTATAG
- the LOC130686941 gene encoding cingulin-like protein 1 — protein sequence MEELSRLLLEERSHSEQFKANFMKLKIEYDKILADNHRLNDDILKLKEYKPEEPNEVVKRKLKNAEKQLQSKDCLILSLQEELRTINESLKEKLCYDKQYASRIASTENALEQTKVLLSNLQLETSVLVKNVEKTRKTDEQDHQRDLMMLADRCAQSDHDRRVIARQVLKATSKARKTTDLLKQENSLLSFTITKLKETLDKICWDKSELSSQLDTLKVQHGQDRGELIMQIRNLECEHTKLQAKCDATEKSMQEALREKEKAVLAFQAAENNEIKLRNSVFALEIKFEKTCDQFKGDMEYKDQINNIEVQELKKHIHALKVELDEERSKIQQQSENLRVHEKELIVAKEELRKKEIEVNTQVQDVKIATENKYRAIIEDKFQNEMETARKYAEIQSQLILERNLKTSLESELRRLMSNNQTLSERIRSLDELEMDQKRLKNTIEFLEKEKNELSEQLDRNKQSSAEQYETFLKELEISRSGQAIANETMLKTVSDLREQVTQLQCQLAVSEQNAESQVKRLETSLKINQQKSQQYAKLIWKLRQRLALTSHSKQIVQPTSCNDLEQ from the exons ATGGAAGAGTTATCCAGGCTACTACTGGAAGAAAGATCACATTCAGAACAGTTTAAAGCAAATTTTATGAAGCTCAAAATTGAATATGATAA gatCTTAGCTGATAATCATAGGCTCAATGATGATATATTGAAGCTCAAAGAATATAAACCTGAAGAACCTAATGAAGTGGTTAAACGAAAGCTCAAGAATgctgaaaaacaattacagAGCAAAGATTGTCTCATTTTATCACTTCAAGAAGAG CTTCGAACCATCAACGAATCTCTAAAGGAGAAACTCTGTTATGATAAGCAGTATGCTTCAAGGATTGCATCAACAGAAAATGCCCTTGAACAAACAAAAGTCTTGTTATCAAATCTTCAGTTAGAAACATCAGTGTTGGTGAAAAATGTAGAGAAGACCAGAAAAACAGATGAACAAGACCATCAAAGAGATCTCATGATGTTAGCAGACCGA tgtgccCAGTCCGACCATGACCGGAGAGTGATTGCCCGCCAAGTGTTAAAAGCCACGTCAAAAGCACGGAAAACAACAGAtttattaaaacaagaaaacagtcTACTCTCGTTTACCATTACA aAACTTAAAGAAACTTTGGATAAAATCTGTTGGGATAAAAGTGAACTGTCATCGCAATTAGACACCCTTAAAGTTCAGCACGGACAAGATCGTGGGGAGTTGATCATGCAAATCCGCAACCTTGAA TGCGAACACACCAAGCTTCAAGCTAAATGCGATGCTACCGAAAAAAGCATGCAAGAAGCTttacgtgaaaaagaaaaggctgtTTTAGCATTTCAAGCTGCCGAAAACAATGAAATCAAACTGAGGAATAGCGTGTTTGCTCTCGAaataaaattcgaaaaaacgTGCGATCAATTTAAAGGAGATATGGAGTACAAAgatcaaataaataatattgaAGTTCAAGAACTGAAGAAACATATTCACG cgttGAAAGTTGAATTAGATGAAGAACGCTCAAAAATCCAACAGCAATCTGAAAATTTGCGTGTTCATGAAAAAGAACTTATAGTGGCCAAAGAAGAGTTACGCAAGAAGGAAATCGAAGTCAATACTCAGGTGCAGGACGTCAAAATTGCAACGGAAAACAAGTACCGG GCGATAATCGAAGACAAATTTCAGAACGAAATGGAAACTGCCCGCAAGTATGCCGAAATCCAGAGCCAATTGATTTTAGAGCGCAATTTGAAGACTAGCCTCGAATCAGAATTGCGCAGATTAATGTCCAATAATCAAACGTTAAGCGAACGAATTCGATCTCTGGACGAATTGGAAATGGATCAGAAACGATTAAAAAATACTATAGAAtttctggaaaaagaaaagaatgaactTTCTGAGCAGTTGGATCGCAACAAGCAATCTTCTGCAGAG CAATATGAGACTTTTTTGAAAGAACTGGAAATAAGTCGCTCTGGTCAAGCCATCGCGAATGAAACGATGCTTAAGACGGTAAGTGACTTGCGAGAACAGGTCACGCAGCTACAATGTCAACTCGCTGTTTCGGAACAAAATGCTGAATCTCAAGTGAAACGACTTGAAACCTCATTAAAAATCAACCAGCAG AAATCTCAGCAGTATGCAAAATTGATTTGGAAGTTACGACAACGTCTTGCGTTGACTAGCCATTCCAAGCAAATAGTCCAACCAACTTCGTGTAACGATCTGGAACAATAG
- the LOC130686809 gene encoding uncharacterized protein LOC130686809 isoform X2: MVAVALPTCLEYSITTLALNLCGATSTLINPAQTISELTHCVQLTKPTLWIGTDSFDSKFSQLYPQIANRPPMVLLGSSNRGGINWEDLLISGRGKSIQSVENNPLDLVAFILFSSGTTGVPKGVALTNLNYVVTRRQSQETTKYLMRNPDDITLFFMPLYHAATLNGLFECFMRGLCFVLMNTFTFERMLQCIQEFKISVMFLVPAIAVQLVKQPVEKYYDLSSLRMMRSGAAAISKETLLALQEKLGVLILQLYGLTEATLCTHGNTFTHNREGSIGIVMPFCESKVVDTTTDASLGPNEEGEICVRGPIVMKGYIGNEAASKETVDSEGWLHTGDIGYYDEDGFFYITDRKKELIKYKGLQVSPTELEKILLSHPDVQDAAVAAIPDEAAGDLPRAYIIKRPGSTLTEKEVATFIADKVSPHKRLRGGVIFVDSIPKTATGKIMRRELKNIKSKL; encoded by the exons ATGGTAGCTGTTGCTTTACCCACTTGTTTGGAGTACTCCATTACAACCTTGGCATTGAATCTGTGCGGAGCGACGTCCACGTTAATCAATCCGGCTCAGACCATTT CCGAATTGACACATTGCGTACAGTTGACAAAACCTACTTTGTGGATTGGGACGGATAGCTTTGACAGTAAATTCAGTCAACTATATCCACAAATTGCCAACAGGCCGCCAATGGTTTTATTGGGATCGTCGAATCGTGGTGGCATCAACTGGGAAGATCTATTGATATCCGGCCGCGGAAAATCCATCCAATCGGTGGAGAACAATCCACTAGATTTGGTGGCTTTCATCCTGTTCTCGAGTGGGACGACGGGCGTCCCTAAAGGCGTCGCACTTACGAATTTGAATTACGTCGTAACGAGAAGACAAAGCCA AGAAACTACAAAATACCTGATGCGAAATCCTGATGACatcactttgtttttcatgcCGTTGTATCATGCGGCCACACTCAACGGCCTTTTTGAATGTTTCATGCGTGGTCTTTGTTTCGTCCTTATGAACACGTTCACCTTCGAACGAATGTTGCAGTGCATCCAGGAATTCAAA ATTAGTGTCATGTTCTTGGTACCGGCTATAGCAGTCCAATTGGTGAAACAGCCTGTAGAGAAATATTATGACCTCAGTTCTTTACGGATGATGAGATCTGGAGCGGCTGCCATTAGCAAAGAAACGCTTCTCGCCTTACAGGAAAAGTTGGGTGTTCTTATTTTGCAACTCTACGGCTTGACTGAAGCGACACTCTGTACACATGGCAACACATTCACGCATAATCGTGAGGGAAGTATCGGTATCGTCATGCCCTTCTGCGAGTCCAAG GTTGTGGATACAACAACGGATGCATCCCTGGGTCCTAACGAAGAAGGCGAGATTTGCGTAAGAGGCCCCATCGTGATGAAGGGTTACATTGGTAATGAAGCCGCTTCTAAGGAGACGGTCGACTCTGAGGGATGGTTGCATACAGGTGACATCGGCTACTATGACGAAGACGGCTTCTTCTACATTACAGACCGTAAGAAAGAACTCATCAAGTACAAAGGTCTTCAAGTATCTCCTACCGAACTGGAGAAGATCTTGCTGAGCCATCCGGACGTGCAAGACGCAGCAGTGGCTGCAATTCCCGATGAAGCAGCTGGTGATTTACCACGAGCTTACATTATCAAGCGGCCCGGATCGACTCTGACGGAGAAGGAGGTTGCAACATTTATAGCAG ACAAGGTGAGCCCACACAAGCGTCTCCGAGGTGGAGTCATCTTTGTCGATTCCATTCCTAAGACGGCCACAGGAAAAATCATGCGACGAGAACTGAAAAATATCAAAAGCAAATTATAG